The following proteins are encoded in a genomic region of Periophthalmus magnuspinnatus isolate fPerMag1 chromosome 21, fPerMag1.2.pri, whole genome shotgun sequence:
- the si:ch211-67e16.11 gene encoding uncharacterized protein si:ch211-67e16.11 codes for MGFHTVLAAPLYLLALQTLVVVPGGSLALGQLERWVRSGLQSLQLNRCLWTSSLSEAECRRRSHLPLSSLAVYVSEPHAGPGYWEKVVAVLPDTSASLGSKAQGSYSVRRSGQTLTTAHDAVLVLDPSPGEDFGHAVVLFYVDMNVTKKRCSHMDGIYLGEECLTLALKGQCQNQLKRRLRAGLVTSSSRTVERTGGGLCEVHFLPLVVSMGDSNRTQRLKCVDNAEFAPCPLSPPLSSPSLPVSSCELNKNTRRCHQQPLAMHLSCRLYQTCDHAVLLSGGWQQQMTFLRHVQNLQEFYQMLRNNGFHKNHIRTFFANGGQVLEELEGVYPATEKTAIRNHVSYICRKQHCADTLVLYLNSPTRTDGTMLLWDANLNGIADLKERYSVNELLSDLAGCRAARVLLFVDQSYSGVLYKRLKGSQKHTNVVLIQNPSKQSKYHRGILDWQQNSWAHISPPTCLLDHLGKGAGASHLLEPWASLLNVTLAGAPCNVTPPLTDSELRREYQGCQNLPTALWHQKLRRIK; via the exons ATGGGCTTCCACACCGTGCTGGCCGCCCCTCTGTACCTGCTCGCTCTCCAGACCCTGGTGGTGGTCCCAGGGGGGTCTTTGGCTCTGGGGCAGCTGGAGCGCTGGGTCCGGTCCGGTCTTCAGTCTCTGCAGTTGAACCGATGTCTCTGGACGTCGTCTCTGTCCGAGGCAGAGTGCAGGAGGCGGTCCCATCTCCCACTGTCCTCTCTGGCCGTGTATGTGTCCGAGCCGCACGCCGGACCAG GATACTGGGAGAAGGTGGTGGCCGTTCTCCCAGACACCTCGGCTTCTCTGGGGTCTAAGGCTCAGGGCAGTTACAGTGTGCGGAGGTCAGGACAGACCCTGACCACGGCCCACGACGCCGTGCTGGTCCTGGACCCAAGTCCAGGGGAGGATTTTGGACACGCAGTGGTCCTGTTCTATGTGGACATGAACGTGACGAAGAAGAGGTGCTCCCACATGGACGGCATTTACCTGG GAGAGGAGTGTCTCACATTGGCTTTGAAAGGTCAGTGTCAGAACCAGCTAAAGCGGCGTCTTCGGGCCGGCCTGGTCACCAGCTCCAGTCGGACGGTGGAGCGGACCGGAGGAGGGCTCTGTGAGGTCCACTTCCTCCCACTAGTGGTCAGCATGGGGGACAGCAACCGCACCCAGAGGCTGAAATGTGTGG ATAACGCCGAGTTTGCACCATGCCCCCTGTCGCCGCCCTTGAGCTCGCCCAGTTTACCCGTCTCCAGCTGTGAACTCAACAAAAACACTCGCAGGTGCCATCAGCAGCCTCTGGCCATGCACCTGTCCTGCCGACTGTACCAGACCTGTGACCACGCTGTGCTCCTGTCAG GTGGATGGCAACAGCAGATGACTTTCCTGCGCCATGTACAAAACCTTCAGGAGTTTTACCAGATGCTTCGAAACAACGGTTTTCATAAAAATCACATCAGGACCTTCTTTGCCAACGGCGGACAGGTCCTCG AGGAGTTGGAGGGTGTGTATCCTGCTACAGAGAAGACAGCGATTCGTAATCATGTGTCGTACATCTGTCGAAAGCAGCACTGTGCAGACACTCTGGTGCTGTACCTGAACTCGCCCACACGCACTGACGGCACCATGCTGCTCTGGGACGCCAACCTTAATGGCATT GCGGACTTAAAGGAGAGATACTCAGTGAACGAGCTCTTGTCTGACCTGGCTGGATGCAGGGCAGCCCGGGTTCTGCTCTTTGTGGACCAAAGCTACAGTGGAGTATTGTACAAACGGCTGAAAGGAtcccaaaaacacacaaacgtgGTTCTGATCCAGAACCCGTCCAAACAGTCCAAGTACCACAGGGGCATCCTGGACTGGCAACAGAATAGCTGGGCACACATCAGCCCTCCCACGTGTCTCCTGGACCATTTAGGaaag GGAGCTGGGGCGTCTCATCTGCTGGAGCCTTGGGCAAGTCTTCTGAATGTGACGCTGGCTGGAGCACCTTGTAATGTCACGCCTCCTCTAACAGACAGTGAGCTGCGGAGGGAGTACCAGGGCTGTCAAAACctacccactgctctgtggcaTCAGAAACTACGGAGAATCAAGTAG
- the ttll4 gene encoding tubulin polyglutamylase TTLL4 isoform X1, whose translation MPTNQSCPWGGGQPLSSSVSTNAKTVAKVPCHQTSASFRKHSKASSELDCGDGNKPTANSQIRTDPGVSPVLPQLNGSPTKTSNPKKENQVTVMVTMQKHQKLPENCLQTCREAEASADAPLKLSHVLSVAHRDLFIRGKPTLQRSDRRLVGSLTSLPSGQHLCLSTSKPQPLSVTNDCSINKIPKVEGKSSKQHQSLISGSALSLNCHESQSADNIGDVFSNNNPQEKSPAVLNLQFCPSNDNTATQPEPNPNPQKDQTIALDVNSVGVLVGSVTNQISSIHLTKYSEAASSSPSSLTPSSSSEECAVGGAPLNDPESDMQVDGAEEDLPDELENACSDDDGSDCSSITGASSTSSLVILSSVEEPMLLGAEDDREEKPALVLSLFPFFPPTLYFSTANEKVELLPIEQRRLLKWKMSTVTPNIVKNTIARSHFKVTKKSHDWLGCWGHHMKSVCFKTIGEHQKLNHFPGTFQIGRKDRLWRNLSKMAVRFGKQEFNFFPRTFILPQDIKQLRKAWEDGGTKQKWIIKPPASARGMGIQVIHKWSQMPRKRPLLVQKYLHKPCLISGNKFDLRIYAYVTSYDPLRIYIFSDGLVRFASCKYSSSMKTLGNKFMHLTNYSVNKRNSEYQANSDDKACQGHKWALKALWQYLGAKGINTTLLWEKIKDIVIKTIIVSEPYVTSLLKMHLKTPYSCHELFGFDIMLDEKLKPWILEVNISPSLHSNSALDITIKGQMVRDLLNLAGFHIPQKVVSGANSSPSSSSSSLCGGHRERSKPDLSADEKVKRAFYLTQRFADQDFFSTVLDVLTPEDVRVLAESEDELTRRGQFERIFPSASSSRYLRFFECPRYLNILLDQWEQSHWNNRTKGIDLLRALCQKGVHLGTSDSAHIWSKCSYISKIEAQKQDFGSPARSSPSRSRVVVTHTQRSFEEDDGSDSEVLSPESSVTSSACASPQPGPAHSLQQFSSL comes from the exons ATGCCCACCAACCAGTCCTGCCCTTGGGGAGGGGGCCAGCCTTTGTCCTCCTCTGTTAGTACAAATGCCAAGACTGTTGCAAAAGTGCCTTGTCATCAAACATCTGCTTCTTTCAGGAAACACTCAAAGGCATCTTCAGAACTGGATTGTGGAGACGGGAATAAACCCACTGCCAACAGTCAAATCAGGACTGATCCTGGCGTGTCTCCAGTCCTGCCACAGCTCAATGGGAGTCCAACTAAAACTTCAAATCCCAAAAAGGAAAACCAAGTTACGGTTATGGTTACTATGCAGAAACACCAGAAGCTTCCTGAAAACTGTTTACAAACCTGTAGAGAAGCGGAGGCAAGTGCTGATGCTCCTTTGAAGCTTAGCCATGTCTTATCAGTGGCTCACCGGGATCTTTTCATACGAGGGAAACCAACGCTACAAAGAAGTGATCGACGTTTG GTTGGGTCTTTAACTTCACTGCCTTCAGGACAACATTTATGCCTTAGCACCTCTAAGCCTCAGCCGTTGTCTGTGACGAACGACTGCTCCATCAACAAAATCCCCAAAGTTGAAGGGAAGTCTTCCAAACAGCACCAGTCACTGATTTCAGGTTCAGCTCTGAGCCTGAACTGTCACGAAAGTCAATCTGCCGATAATATTGGTGATGTGTTCTCAAATAATAATCCCCAAGAGAAGAGCCCAGCTGTGCTCAACCTgcagttttgtccttcaaatgacAACACAGCAACTCAACCagaacccaaccctaaccctcagAAAGATCAGACCATAGCCCTGGACGTAAACTCAG TAGGGGTCCTGGTCGGCTCTGTCACAAACCAAATCTCATCCATTCATCTAACCAAATATAGTGAAGCTGCCTCCTCTTCCCCATCGTCTCTGACACCATCGTCTTCATCAGAGGAGTGTGCTGTGGGAGGAGCCCCCCTCAATGA TCCTGAAAGTGACATGCAGGTTGATGGGGCTGAAGAGGACCTGCCTGATGAACTTGAAAACGCCTGCAGTGATgatg ATGGCTCAGATTGCTCCTCTATCACTGGTGCCTCTTCCACATCATCTCTTGTAATACTTTCAAG tgtgGAGGAGCCGATGTTATTGGGGGCTGAAGATGACCGTGAGGAGAAGCCAGCTCTAGTTCTCAGTTTATTCCCCTTTTTTCCACCAACTCTTTACTTCAGCACTGCTAATGAGAAAG TGGAGCTGCTGCCCATTGAACAGAGGAGGTTGTTAAAATGGAAGATGAGCACGGTCACACCAAATATTGTCAAAAACACGATTGCTAGATCCCACTTCAAAGTTaccaaaa AGAGCCATGACTGGTTGGGCTGCTGGGGTCATCACATGAAGTCTGTCTGTTTTAAGACCATTGGAGAACACCAGAAG CTGAATCACTTCCCAGGGACTTTCCAAATCGGCAGAAAAGATCGACTGTGGAGGAATTTGTCTAAAATGGCGGTTCGCTTCGGAAAACAAGAGTTCAACTTCTTCCCTCGGACTTTTATTCTTCCTCAGGACATTAAACAGCTGCGAAAAGCCTGGGAGGACGGTGGTACCAAGCAAAAATGGATAATCAAacca CCGGCTTCTGCCCGAGGGATGGGCATTCAGGTCATTCACAAGTGGAGTCAGATGCCCCGGAAGAGACCTCTCCTAGTCCAAAA GTATCTACACAAGCCTTGCCTCATCAGTGGTAACAAATTTGACCTTCGTATCTACGCCTATGTGACCTCCTATGACCCTCTGAGGATTTACATCTTCTCTGATGGGCTTGTTCGATTTGCCAGCTGCAA gtATTCATCCTCCATGAAGACACTGGGAAACAAGTTCATGCATCTGACGAACTACAGCGTGAACAAGAGGAACTCTGAATATCAGGCCAACAGTGATGACAAGGCGTGCCAGGGACATAAATG GGCTTTGAAGGCTTTATGGCAGTATCTTGGTGCAAAGGGGATTAACACTACACTGTTATGGGAGAAGATCAAAGATATTGTCATCAAAACTATCATAGT GTCGGAGCCCTACGTGACCAGCCTACTGAAGATGCATCTCAAAACCCCATACAGCTGTCACGAGCTGTTTGGCTTTGACATCATGTTGGATGAAAAACTCAAACCCTGGATCCTGGAAGTCAACATATCACCCAG TCTTCATTCCAACAGTGCGCTGGACATCACCATCAAGGGTCAGATGGTCAGAGATCTCCTGAACctggcaggttttcatattcCTCAAAAAGTCGTCTCCGGTGCAAACAGCAgcccctccagctcctccagcag tttgtgtggaggccacagagagaggagcaaaccTGATTTATCTGCTGATGAGAAGGTGAAACGGGCCTTTTATCTCACTCAGCGATTTGCTGACCAG GACTTCTTCTCTACTGTGTTGGATGTGCTGACTCCAGAGGATGTGCGTGTCCTGGCTGAGAGCGAGGACGAGCTGACGCGCAGAGGACAGTTTGAGCGCATATTTCCATCAGCGTCATCTTCTCGATACCTGCGTTTCTTTGAGTGTCCCAGATACCTCAACATTTTACTGGACCAGTGGGAACAGTCGCACTGGAACAACAGGACCAAAG GAATAGATTTGCTGAGGGCGCTGTGTCAGAAGGGAGTGCATCTGGGGACCAGTGACTCTGCTCACATT TGGTCCAAGTGTAGTTACATTTCAAAGATTGAAGCTCAGAAGCAGGACTTTGGCAGTCCTGCACGTTCCAGTCCATCACGCTCCCG GGTGGTGGTCACACACACTCAGCGTTCTTTTGAGGAGGACGATGGCTCAGACAGTGAAGTCCTGAGTCCTGAGTCCAGTGTGACGAGCAGCGCCTGTGCCAGCCCTCAGCCTGGCCCCGCCCACAGCCTTCAACAGTTCTCTTCACTCTGA
- the ttll4 gene encoding tubulin polyglutamylase TTLL4 isoform X2, whose product MPTNQSCPWGGGQPLSSSVSTNAKTVAKVPCHQTSASFRKHSKASSELDCGDGNKPTANSQIRTDPGVSPVLPQLNGSPTKTSNPKKENQVTVMVTMQKHQKLPENCLQTCREAEASADAPLKLSHVLSVAHRDLFIRGKPTLQRSDRRLVGSLTSLPSGQHLCLSTSKPQPLSVTNDCSINKIPKVEGKSSKQHQSLISGSALSLNCHESQSADNIGDVFSNNNPQEKSPAVLNLQFCPSNDNTATQPEPNPNPQKDQTIALDVNSGVLVGSVTNQISSIHLTKYSEAASSSPSSLTPSSSSEECAVGGAPLNDPESDMQVDGAEEDLPDELENACSDDDGSDCSSITGASSTSSLVILSSVEEPMLLGAEDDREEKPALVLSLFPFFPPTLYFSTANEKVELLPIEQRRLLKWKMSTVTPNIVKNTIARSHFKVTKKSHDWLGCWGHHMKSVCFKTIGEHQKLNHFPGTFQIGRKDRLWRNLSKMAVRFGKQEFNFFPRTFILPQDIKQLRKAWEDGGTKQKWIIKPPASARGMGIQVIHKWSQMPRKRPLLVQKYLHKPCLISGNKFDLRIYAYVTSYDPLRIYIFSDGLVRFASCKYSSSMKTLGNKFMHLTNYSVNKRNSEYQANSDDKACQGHKWALKALWQYLGAKGINTTLLWEKIKDIVIKTIIVSEPYVTSLLKMHLKTPYSCHELFGFDIMLDEKLKPWILEVNISPSLHSNSALDITIKGQMVRDLLNLAGFHIPQKVVSGANSSPSSSSSSLCGGHRERSKPDLSADEKVKRAFYLTQRFADQDFFSTVLDVLTPEDVRVLAESEDELTRRGQFERIFPSASSSRYLRFFECPRYLNILLDQWEQSHWNNRTKGIDLLRALCQKGVHLGTSDSAHIWSKCSYISKIEAQKQDFGSPARSSPSRSRVVVTHTQRSFEEDDGSDSEVLSPESSVTSSACASPQPGPAHSLQQFSSL is encoded by the exons ATGCCCACCAACCAGTCCTGCCCTTGGGGAGGGGGCCAGCCTTTGTCCTCCTCTGTTAGTACAAATGCCAAGACTGTTGCAAAAGTGCCTTGTCATCAAACATCTGCTTCTTTCAGGAAACACTCAAAGGCATCTTCAGAACTGGATTGTGGAGACGGGAATAAACCCACTGCCAACAGTCAAATCAGGACTGATCCTGGCGTGTCTCCAGTCCTGCCACAGCTCAATGGGAGTCCAACTAAAACTTCAAATCCCAAAAAGGAAAACCAAGTTACGGTTATGGTTACTATGCAGAAACACCAGAAGCTTCCTGAAAACTGTTTACAAACCTGTAGAGAAGCGGAGGCAAGTGCTGATGCTCCTTTGAAGCTTAGCCATGTCTTATCAGTGGCTCACCGGGATCTTTTCATACGAGGGAAACCAACGCTACAAAGAAGTGATCGACGTTTG GTTGGGTCTTTAACTTCACTGCCTTCAGGACAACATTTATGCCTTAGCACCTCTAAGCCTCAGCCGTTGTCTGTGACGAACGACTGCTCCATCAACAAAATCCCCAAAGTTGAAGGGAAGTCTTCCAAACAGCACCAGTCACTGATTTCAGGTTCAGCTCTGAGCCTGAACTGTCACGAAAGTCAATCTGCCGATAATATTGGTGATGTGTTCTCAAATAATAATCCCCAAGAGAAGAGCCCAGCTGTGCTCAACCTgcagttttgtccttcaaatgacAACACAGCAACTCAACCagaacccaaccctaaccctcagAAAGATCAGACCATAGCCCTGGACGTAAACTCAG GGGTCCTGGTCGGCTCTGTCACAAACCAAATCTCATCCATTCATCTAACCAAATATAGTGAAGCTGCCTCCTCTTCCCCATCGTCTCTGACACCATCGTCTTCATCAGAGGAGTGTGCTGTGGGAGGAGCCCCCCTCAATGA TCCTGAAAGTGACATGCAGGTTGATGGGGCTGAAGAGGACCTGCCTGATGAACTTGAAAACGCCTGCAGTGATgatg ATGGCTCAGATTGCTCCTCTATCACTGGTGCCTCTTCCACATCATCTCTTGTAATACTTTCAAG tgtgGAGGAGCCGATGTTATTGGGGGCTGAAGATGACCGTGAGGAGAAGCCAGCTCTAGTTCTCAGTTTATTCCCCTTTTTTCCACCAACTCTTTACTTCAGCACTGCTAATGAGAAAG TGGAGCTGCTGCCCATTGAACAGAGGAGGTTGTTAAAATGGAAGATGAGCACGGTCACACCAAATATTGTCAAAAACACGATTGCTAGATCCCACTTCAAAGTTaccaaaa AGAGCCATGACTGGTTGGGCTGCTGGGGTCATCACATGAAGTCTGTCTGTTTTAAGACCATTGGAGAACACCAGAAG CTGAATCACTTCCCAGGGACTTTCCAAATCGGCAGAAAAGATCGACTGTGGAGGAATTTGTCTAAAATGGCGGTTCGCTTCGGAAAACAAGAGTTCAACTTCTTCCCTCGGACTTTTATTCTTCCTCAGGACATTAAACAGCTGCGAAAAGCCTGGGAGGACGGTGGTACCAAGCAAAAATGGATAATCAAacca CCGGCTTCTGCCCGAGGGATGGGCATTCAGGTCATTCACAAGTGGAGTCAGATGCCCCGGAAGAGACCTCTCCTAGTCCAAAA GTATCTACACAAGCCTTGCCTCATCAGTGGTAACAAATTTGACCTTCGTATCTACGCCTATGTGACCTCCTATGACCCTCTGAGGATTTACATCTTCTCTGATGGGCTTGTTCGATTTGCCAGCTGCAA gtATTCATCCTCCATGAAGACACTGGGAAACAAGTTCATGCATCTGACGAACTACAGCGTGAACAAGAGGAACTCTGAATATCAGGCCAACAGTGATGACAAGGCGTGCCAGGGACATAAATG GGCTTTGAAGGCTTTATGGCAGTATCTTGGTGCAAAGGGGATTAACACTACACTGTTATGGGAGAAGATCAAAGATATTGTCATCAAAACTATCATAGT GTCGGAGCCCTACGTGACCAGCCTACTGAAGATGCATCTCAAAACCCCATACAGCTGTCACGAGCTGTTTGGCTTTGACATCATGTTGGATGAAAAACTCAAACCCTGGATCCTGGAAGTCAACATATCACCCAG TCTTCATTCCAACAGTGCGCTGGACATCACCATCAAGGGTCAGATGGTCAGAGATCTCCTGAACctggcaggttttcatattcCTCAAAAAGTCGTCTCCGGTGCAAACAGCAgcccctccagctcctccagcag tttgtgtggaggccacagagagaggagcaaaccTGATTTATCTGCTGATGAGAAGGTGAAACGGGCCTTTTATCTCACTCAGCGATTTGCTGACCAG GACTTCTTCTCTACTGTGTTGGATGTGCTGACTCCAGAGGATGTGCGTGTCCTGGCTGAGAGCGAGGACGAGCTGACGCGCAGAGGACAGTTTGAGCGCATATTTCCATCAGCGTCATCTTCTCGATACCTGCGTTTCTTTGAGTGTCCCAGATACCTCAACATTTTACTGGACCAGTGGGAACAGTCGCACTGGAACAACAGGACCAAAG GAATAGATTTGCTGAGGGCGCTGTGTCAGAAGGGAGTGCATCTGGGGACCAGTGACTCTGCTCACATT TGGTCCAAGTGTAGTTACATTTCAAAGATTGAAGCTCAGAAGCAGGACTTTGGCAGTCCTGCACGTTCCAGTCCATCACGCTCCCG GGTGGTGGTCACACACACTCAGCGTTCTTTTGAGGAGGACGATGGCTCAGACAGTGAAGTCCTGAGTCCTGAGTCCAGTGTGACGAGCAGCGCCTGTGCCAGCCCTCAGCCTGGCCCCGCCCACAGCCTTCAACAGTTCTCTTCACTCTGA